Proteins encoded by one window of Vitis vinifera cultivar Pinot Noir 40024 chromosome 10, ASM3070453v1:
- the LOC100250298 gene encoding pentatricopeptide repeat-containing protein At1g09220, mitochondrial: MTLNRTIKQAAHLQRRNLLSLLLQQQTRRSAMQQLHSHLITTGAHSHCMDVTSWNVLLRHYSLGIFPQEAFLLFRHLRLHHVYPPLSFDSFSFSFLLKACANLQHREGGLQLHALTLKLGFEFHVYVHTVLLNVYAACGAFLEAKQVFDEMPVRNSVTWNVFITGLAKWGELHLACSLLDEMPRPTVVSWTTIIDGYTRMNQPKQALALFLTMFLDEGIKPTEITLLAIFPAISNLGALEICQLIHTYGEKSGLNASDIRIRTSLLDTYAKCGCIESASGVFGEIAAKGRNLVSWTSIISAFAMHGMAKEALENFERMQKECLKPNRITFLSVLNACSHGGLVEEGLKLFTKMVNECQISPDVKHYGCLIDMLGRAGRLDEAEKMALEIPDYVVNVVIWRTLLGACSFHGNVEMGARVTRKILEMERKYGGDYVLLSNIFAGVGRFWDVERVRRLMDERNASKVPGLSFF; the protein is encoded by the coding sequence ATGACCCTCAATCGCACAATCAAGCAGGCTGCCCATCTCCAACGAAGAAACTtgctctctcttcttcttcaacaaCAAACCAGACGCAGTGCAATGCAACAACTCCACTCTCACTTGATCACCACTGGTGCACATTCCCACTGTATGGATGTTACATCTTGGAACGTTTTGCTTCGACACTATTCTCTTGGCATCTTCCCCCAAGAAGCTTTCTTGCTCTTCAGGCACCTCCGCCTCCATCATGTCTATCCTCCACTCTCCTTCGACagtttctccttttctttccttctcaagGCATGCGCTAATCTACAGCACCGCGAGGGGGGACTTCAACTCCATGCTCTTACTCTTAAGCTTGGATTTGAATTTCACGTCTATGTACACACTGTTTTGCTAAACGTGTATGCAGCCTGTGGGGCTTTTCTTGAAGCTAAGCAAGTGTTCGATGAAATGCCTGTAAGAAACTCTGTTACTTGGAATGTCTTCATTACTGGTCTAGCCAAATGGGGTGAGCTTCATCTTGCTTGTTCTCTCCTTGATGAGATGCCAAGGCCAACAGTCGTTTCATGGACTACTATTATTGACGGATACACTCGGATGAATCAACCCAAGCAAGCTCTAGCTTTGTTTCTCACTATGTTTTTAGATGAGGGCATCAAACCTACTGAAATAACACTTTTAGCCATTTTCCCAGCCATTTCAAATCTTGGGGCTCTTGAGATTTGCCAATTGATCCACACATATGGAGAGAAAAGTGGATTAAATGCATCTGATATCAGAATTAGAACTTCCCTTCTAGATACTTATGCAAAGTGTGGGTGCATAGAGAGTGCATCAGGGGTCTTTGGAGAAATAGCTGCCAAGGGCAGAAACTTGGTCTCATGGACATCAATAATCTCCGCATTTGCAATGCATGGAATGGCGAAAGAAGCcctagaaaattttgaaagaatgcAGAAAGAATGTTTGAAACCAAACCGAATAACATTCTTGAGTGTTTTAAATGCTTGTAGTCATGGAGGATTGGTTGAGGAGGGGCTCAAGCTTTTCACAAAGATGGTTAACGAATGTCAAATTTCACCAGATGTTAAGCATTATGGATGCTTAATTGACATGTTGGGCAGGGCTGGGAGGCTAGATGAAGCAGAAAAGATGGCTTTGGAGATTCCGGATTATGTGGTTAATGTTGTAATTTGGAGGACGCTTTTGGGTGCTTGCAGCTTTCATGGTAATGTTGAGATGGGTGCAAGAGTGACAAGGAAGATATTAGAGATGGAGAGAAAATATGGAGGGGATTATGTCCTTTTGTCCAACATCTTTGCTGGTGTTGGAAGGTTTTGGGATGTTGAGAGGGTGAGAAGATTGATGGATGAGAGGAATGCCTCTAAAGTTCCAGGACTGAGTTTTTTCTGA